A genomic window from Qipengyuania oceanensis includes:
- a CDS encoding thiamine phosphate synthase, whose protein sequence is MTDRKALPHLWLISDERNDSVLEQALVRMPRGSGFIYRHYHLPDRERWQRFRKLRHLAKARGHVVVLADSALTAREWGADGIYGAPRSLVPRRRELLHLATAHDLAEIGLANRLGADAVLLSPVFGTRSHEGAATLGPALFRLLARHARLPVIALGGMTSAKARVLDWPRWAAIDGLS, encoded by the coding sequence GTGACGGATAGGAAGGCCCTCCCCCACCTCTGGCTGATCTCCGACGAGCGCAACGACAGCGTGCTGGAACAGGCGCTGGTCCGGATGCCGCGCGGCAGCGGCTTCATCTACCGGCACTATCACCTTCCCGACCGCGAACGCTGGCAGCGATTCCGCAAGCTGCGTCACCTGGCGAAGGCGCGCGGCCATGTAGTGGTCCTCGCCGACAGCGCGCTGACGGCGCGCGAATGGGGAGCCGACGGGATCTATGGCGCGCCGCGCAGCCTCGTTCCGCGCCGGCGCGAACTGCTGCACCTCGCGACTGCCCACGACCTGGCAGAGATCGGCCTTGCAAACAGGCTCGGCGCGGACGCGGTGCTCCTCTCGCCGGTCTTCGGGACGCGCTCGCACGAAGGCGCGGCCACGCTCGGGCCGGCGCTCTTTCGCCTGCTTGCCCGGCACGCGCGACTTCCGGTCATCGCGCTCGGCGGAATGACGTCCGCCAAGGCACGTGTGCTCGATTGGCCACGCTGGGCCGCTATCGACGGGCTTTCTTGA
- a CDS encoding YggS family pyridoxal phosphate-dependent enzyme, translating into MEAPATALEEVEANIALACKRARRETGEVTLIAVSKTHPPEAIEPLLQAGHRVFGENRVQEAQGKWPALRQRYPDVELHLIGQLQSNKADDAVALFDCIHSVDRSSLVKALGKAMDKAGRRVPCFVQVDVGEEEQKGGCAIAELPDLLAQAREAGIPVAGLMCIPPFDIEPAPFFALLDRLAADNGLTGRSMGMSGDYETAIMLGATHVRVGTALFGQRG; encoded by the coding sequence ATGGAAGCACCAGCCACAGCACTCGAAGAAGTCGAAGCGAACATAGCGCTCGCCTGCAAGCGCGCGCGTCGCGAAACCGGCGAAGTCACGCTGATCGCAGTCAGCAAGACGCATCCGCCAGAGGCCATCGAGCCGTTGCTGCAGGCCGGTCATCGCGTATTCGGCGAGAACCGCGTTCAGGAAGCGCAGGGCAAGTGGCCTGCGCTGCGCCAGCGCTATCCCGACGTCGAGCTGCACCTGATCGGGCAGCTGCAAAGCAACAAGGCAGACGATGCGGTGGCGCTGTTCGACTGCATCCATTCGGTCGACCGGTCGAGCCTGGTCAAGGCGCTCGGCAAGGCAATGGACAAGGCAGGCAGGCGCGTCCCGTGCTTCGTGCAGGTCGATGTCGGAGAGGAAGAACAGAAGGGTGGCTGCGCGATCGCCGAACTGCCCGACCTGCTGGCACAGGCGCGCGAGGCGGGCATTCCGGTCGCCGGCCTCATGTGCATTCCGCCCTTCGATATCGAACCCGCTCCATTCTTCGCGCTGCTCGACAGGCTGGCGGCGGACAACGGGCTTACCGGGCGGAGCATGGGCATGAGCGGCGATTACGAGACCGCCATCATGCTCGGGGCAACGCATGTCAGGGTTGGAACGGCGCTGTTCGGGCAGCGGGGGTGA
- a CDS encoding [protein-PII] uridylyltransferase, with amino-acid sequence MNDLGIPRQREIIDRRALAEAIAAAWEAEGEKSRPAVVAILKQALDDGRAEIARRLDAKPSAGHECTAGQSFLIDQLVRLIYDHIVAHVYPPGNRLQGERLTIMAVGGYGRAEMAPHSDVDIAFLTPGKRVPWCEQVIESILYFLWDLQLKVGHSSRTIDDSIRLAREDVTIRTALLEGRYVWGDQELYDEASHRFRKDVVAGTEREFVADKLAERNDRHKRMGDSRYVVEPNVKDGKGGLRDLQTLYWIGKYIHRVRSAADLVDAELFTQAEYRSFRRAEGFLLAVRCHMHIITGRAEDRLTFDLQREVAERMNFADRPGKSAVERFMQYYFLQAKRVGSLTGIFLAHIDETFAKRRRRTGLLAGFNPKPRMLKGYKVDGGRIAAPSDDWFRKDPVRLIEIFQIAEEHQLEIHPETMRIADRDSGLIRREVRDDPRANALFLDLLCGRNDPEMVLRWMNEASVFGRFVPDFGKVNAQMQFDMYHHYTVDEHTIRAIGLLNQIEKGELKVDHPRATKLIHKLASRRALYVAVLLHDIAKGRGGDHSVLGADVAEELCPRFGLDDAETELVAWLVRFHLLMSSTAQKRDLTDPKTIEDFVGEVQSLERLKNLAILTAVDIRAVGPGTWNSWKGQLIGELYDAAQERLRLGHVRHGRKERVEAKKAMVRERLGERAALVDEIGGLLDDAYWIAEPDDIIALNLVQYQVAREIEEHLSIHCEYYEARGATLVSIIAADHPGLFYRIAGGIHLAGGNIIDARIHTSRRGYAVDNFLVQDPLGQPFREDGQIERLRKSIADALGNRIELVPRLAQRPLARNRAKAFDVRPRVVFDNSASNRFTVLEVTARDRPALLNRLARALFESNLVVHSAHVTNYGERATDTFYVTDLTGHKVEGKGRMSQIEERLLEAASDERQAELEDA; translated from the coding sequence AACGATCTCGGCATCCCGAGGCAGCGCGAGATCATCGACCGGCGAGCGCTGGCCGAGGCGATCGCCGCCGCGTGGGAAGCCGAGGGGGAAAAGTCGCGCCCGGCGGTCGTCGCGATCCTGAAGCAGGCGCTCGACGACGGGCGTGCGGAGATAGCCCGCCGCCTGGACGCGAAGCCTTCCGCCGGGCACGAATGCACCGCCGGGCAGAGCTTTCTGATCGATCAACTGGTCCGGCTGATCTACGATCACATCGTCGCCCACGTCTATCCGCCGGGAAACCGGTTGCAGGGCGAGCGGCTGACGATCATGGCGGTCGGCGGATACGGGCGCGCGGAAATGGCGCCGCATTCGGACGTGGACATCGCCTTCCTGACCCCCGGCAAGCGCGTGCCGTGGTGCGAGCAGGTGATCGAATCGATCCTCTATTTCCTGTGGGACCTGCAGCTCAAGGTCGGGCATTCGAGCCGGACGATCGACGATTCGATACGCCTCGCGCGCGAGGACGTAACGATCCGCACCGCGCTGCTCGAAGGGCGTTACGTGTGGGGCGACCAGGAACTCTACGACGAGGCTTCGCACCGTTTCCGCAAGGATGTCGTCGCCGGCACGGAACGCGAATTCGTCGCCGACAAGCTGGCCGAGCGCAACGACCGGCACAAGCGCATGGGCGACAGCCGCTATGTCGTCGAACCCAATGTGAAGGACGGCAAGGGCGGGCTGCGCGACCTGCAGACGCTCTACTGGATCGGAAAATACATCCACCGGGTCAGGAGCGCCGCCGACCTCGTCGATGCCGAGCTTTTCACCCAGGCCGAATATCGCAGCTTCCGCCGCGCCGAGGGCTTCCTGCTGGCGGTGCGCTGTCACATGCACATCATTACCGGGCGCGCAGAGGACCGGCTTACCTTCGACCTGCAACGCGAAGTCGCCGAGCGGATGAATTTCGCCGACCGGCCCGGCAAGAGCGCGGTCGAGCGCTTCATGCAGTATTATTTCCTGCAGGCGAAGCGGGTCGGCAGCCTGACCGGCATCTTCCTGGCGCACATCGACGAGACCTTCGCGAAGCGTCGCCGCCGCACCGGCTTGCTCGCCGGCTTCAATCCCAAGCCTCGCATGCTCAAGGGGTACAAGGTCGATGGTGGCCGGATCGCGGCGCCGTCCGACGACTGGTTTCGCAAGGACCCGGTCCGGCTGATCGAGATCTTCCAGATCGCGGAGGAACACCAGCTCGAAATCCACCCGGAAACGATGCGCATCGCGGACCGCGACAGCGGGCTGATCCGGCGCGAGGTGCGCGACGATCCGCGCGCGAATGCCCTGTTCCTCGATCTGCTGTGCGGCCGCAACGATCCCGAGATGGTGCTGCGCTGGATGAACGAAGCGAGCGTCTTCGGCCGCTTCGTGCCCGATTTCGGCAAGGTCAACGCGCAGATGCAGTTCGACATGTATCATCACTACACGGTCGACGAACACACGATCCGCGCGATCGGCCTGCTGAACCAGATCGAGAAGGGCGAGCTGAAAGTCGATCACCCGCGCGCGACCAAGCTGATTCACAAGCTGGCTTCGCGCCGCGCTCTCTATGTCGCGGTGCTGCTCCACGATATCGCCAAAGGGCGTGGCGGCGACCATTCGGTGCTCGGCGCGGACGTCGCCGAGGAACTGTGCCCGCGCTTCGGGCTCGATGATGCGGAAACCGAACTCGTCGCCTGGCTCGTTCGCTTCCATCTGCTGATGAGTTCGACCGCGCAGAAGCGCGACCTGACCGATCCCAAGACGATCGAGGATTTCGTCGGCGAAGTGCAAAGCCTCGAGCGGCTCAAGAACCTCGCCATCCTGACCGCGGTGGATATTCGCGCGGTCGGCCCGGGGACGTGGAACAGCTGGAAGGGCCAGCTGATCGGGGAACTCTACGACGCGGCGCAGGAGCGTTTGCGACTGGGCCACGTCCGGCACGGTCGCAAGGAGCGGGTCGAGGCGAAGAAGGCAATGGTGCGCGAGCGGCTGGGAGAGCGCGCCGCGCTGGTCGACGAGATCGGCGGCCTGCTGGACGATGCCTACTGGATCGCCGAGCCGGACGACATCATCGCGCTCAACCTCGTCCAGTACCAGGTGGCGCGCGAGATCGAGGAACACCTCTCGATCCATTGCGAATACTACGAAGCACGCGGGGCGACGCTGGTGAGCATCATTGCCGCCGACCACCCGGGCCTGTTCTATCGCATCGCGGGCGGCATCCACCTTGCCGGCGGCAACATCATCGATGCGCGGATCCACACCTCGCGGCGCGGCTATGCGGTCGACAATTTCCTGGTGCAGGATCCCCTCGGCCAACCTTTCCGCGAGGATGGCCAGATCGAACGGCTGCGCAAGTCGATCGCCGATGCGCTGGGCAACCGGATCGAACTCGTGCCCCGGCTCGCGCAGCGCCCGCTGGCGAGGAACCGCGCCAAGGCCTTCGACGTGCGCCCGCGCGTGGTGTTCGACAATAGCGCCTCCAACCGCTTCACCGTGCTGGAAGTGACCGCGCGCGACCGCCCGGCCTTGCTGAACCGGCTCGCGCGCGCCTTGTTCGAAAGCAACCTCGTGGTCCATTCGGCGCATGTCACGAATTACGGCGAGCGGGCGACCGACACGTTCTACGTCACCGATCTCACCGGCCACAAGGTCGAGGGCAAGGGGCGGATGAGCCAGATCGAGGAGCGCCTGCTCGAAGCTGCGAGCGACGAGCGGCAGGCCGAACTCGAAGACGCGTGA